The region GGTCGTTACCTGGCTTCCGACGATCCGGCGCGGGTTTTTGCGGCGGGCAAGGCGGGAGCCGCTGTGGAGATCGCGGTGGCTTGGCGGGGTGGGGGAGAATCGTTGCTCAAGGGGGTGCCGGCAAACAGCGCGGTGGAAATCGATGAACCCGAGACTGCTTCGGAGGGACAAGCGTCCAGCGCGGGTGAGTCAAGCGCGGCGGGACTCTTCGAGGAACGCCGGATTAACCTGGGGCGGAACACCACGGCGGAGGTTCCATTCAGTGTGGATGGGAATCCGGGATGGCCTTGGCAAGCGGAGCGGATTTTACCTTCGGTGGGGCTTGTGGATTTGAATCGGGAGGCACCTTTCCGTTTGTGGCATGGCGAGAGCGGCCCAGGATCAAAGGCCGTTTGGGAGCGGTCAGGATCGGGGGCCTGGCAGCGCGCCTCGGAGAATGCGACCACGGGTCCGTCGAGCGGAACGGAGGTAGTCGCGATTTTGGAGTGGGCGAGCCAGACCGGCTTGAGTTGGGCCGAAGCCCGGGTGGTGAATTCGGGAACGGATTCACCCCGAACCGAAATTTGGGTGAGTGAGCATGCGGGGCCGCCCCGCTGGCTGGCTGAGCTCGAAACGCGGCAGGTTCGATTTGCGGTGGGCGATTTTAACCGCGATGGAGTTTTGGATTTGTTTTGTGGAGCGGGATTTCGCGCGGGGCGTTATCCGCTCTCCGCGCGCTCGAAACTATTTGCAGGCGGGCGGACTGGTGAAGGTTTCGCGACGACCCTTGGGCCTTGGGAGTGGGACGCGGGTTTAGTTCGCGGCGCGGTTTTTTCGGACCTGGATGGGGACGGGCATGGGGAGTTGGTTTTGGCCACGGAATGGGGGTCACCGCGAATCTTCGGCTGGAGTGGGAACGGCGTGGTCGAACAAACCTCACGGTGGGGGATCGATCGGTTAACGGGGCTGTGGTCCTGTGTGACGTCGGGAGATTTCGATGGCGATGGCCGGATGGATTTGGCGTTTGGGAATTGGGGATTGAATTCAGAGTTGCGGACCCTGCCTGATCGACCCTTGCGATTGGTTCATTTCGAAACTCCCGCCGGCGGGATGAACTGGGTGGGTGTGGCTTCGTTGCACGCCGAGGGGACCTATCCCTTGTTTTCATTGAAAGAAGCCACGGACGGGGCACTGTGGATTTTGGGCAAGTTTCCCACTCATCGAGCTTACGCCGAAGCGGGGTTTGACCGCGTGGTGGCGGCGGAACCGGGGGAGGGCAGAGCATTTCAGGCCTCCATTCTGTCGAGCCTCGTGCTCCACAATCGGGGGAGTCGATTCGAGGCTCAAGCGCTCCCTCGCGAAGCTCAACGGACTCCGGTAAACGGGCTCTCGGCGGGAGATTTCGATGGCGACGGCTAGGTCGATTTGGTTTTGGCGCAAAATCATTTCGGCAGGAAACTGGAATCGGATCGCGAGGATGCCGGGCGCGGGTTGTGGTTGCGGGGAGATGGGAAGGGAGGGTTTAAAACCATGACTTCGACGGAGTCGGGCATGCGCTGGGATGGAGAACAGGCCGGGTTGGCCGCCGGCGACTGGGATCGGGACGGACGCCTTGATCTGGCGGTGGCCCAGACTGGAGACGAGGTCGTTTTGTTGCGCAATCGCAGAGGTGCGGCCGGCTTGCGCGTGCGGTTGGAAGATGGTCCCGGGAATCCCTGGGGAATTGGCGCGAGTGTTCGATGGACCGACACCCTGGGCATGTCGCCCCGCCACGCGGTGCGGGTTGGCCACGGATCCGGCGGCCAAGATGCGGCGGCGTTGATTTTAGCCATGCCCGCGGACGGAGGGTCGATGGAGGTGACTTGGCCCGGGGGTGAGCGCACGATGGCGCTGATTGAGAAAGGCACGCGGGAAATTCATTTGCGCCGTCCTCCGGGCAAAAAGGAAAGCGGCGGCCCAAAGTAGGGCCGCCGCTGTGGGTTTGGAATAAAAACTCCGGGTCTCGTTCGGGGAACGGAATTAACCGTGATACCCTTCTTCGCCGTGTTCCGTGAGGTCGAGTCCCATGGTTTCGACTTCCTCGGTCGGCCGCAAACCAACCACGGCCTTGACGATGAAGGCAATGACGGCGGTTGCCACCACGGGCCAGACGATCGCGACGCCAATGGCCTTGAGTTGCGACAGCAGCAATCCATCCGCCAACCCTCCCACGACCGGATTCGCGTCTTTGGTTGCCAGGAGTCCTGTCATGAGGGCGCCCAAGGTTCCGCCCACGCCATGAACACCGAAGGTATCGAGGGCATCGTCGTAACCCAGGATTTTCTTAAGATAAGCGCAGGCGAGGAAGGGGATGACACCCGCGACGACGCCGATGATCATTGCGCCCTTCGGGGTGACGAAGCCGCACGCG is a window of Verrucomicrobiota bacterium DNA encoding:
- a CDS encoding VCBS repeat-containing protein translates to MVLAQNHFGRKLESDREDAGRGLWLRGDGKGGFKTMTSTESGMRWDGEQAGLAAGDWDRDGRLDLAVAQTGDEVVLLRNRRGAAGLRVRLEDGPGNPWGIGASVRWTDTLGMSPRHAVRVGHGSGGQDAAALILAMPADGGSMEVTWPGGERTMALIEKGTREIHLRRPPGKKESGGPK